Proteins encoded within one genomic window of Candidatus Brevundimonas colombiensis:
- a CDS encoding LysR family transcriptional regulator codes for MDRAQLPLNAMRAFEASARHLNFTRAAIELCVSQGAVSHQVAQLETKLGVRLFRRLPRGLALTSEGQALAPMLAETFDRMGATLDRYSGGRLREVLTVGVVGTFAAGWLLPRMDHFRRTLPNIDLRLMTNNNRVDLAGEGLDLAIRYGAGAWHGTHADPILQAPLTPLCAPAISARLAGPADLTRETLLRSYRADEWPRWFEAAGVASPPLHGPVFDSSTTMVAAAEAGAGVALAPAGMFSRDLMTERLVRPFDVQISLGSYWLTRLLSRAETGAMRAFRAWLEAAVSEDSFNAVAQPSNRA; via the coding sequence ATGGATCGCGCCCAACTCCCGCTTAATGCCATGCGCGCCTTTGAGGCGTCGGCGCGACATCTGAACTTCACACGTGCCGCCATCGAGTTGTGCGTCAGTCAAGGTGCAGTCAGCCATCAGGTGGCGCAGCTGGAGACGAAGCTGGGCGTCCGGCTCTTCCGCCGCCTGCCGCGCGGGCTGGCGCTGACGTCCGAGGGGCAGGCGCTCGCGCCGATGCTGGCAGAGACATTCGACAGGATGGGAGCGACGCTGGATAGGTATTCAGGCGGCCGGTTACGCGAGGTGTTGACGGTCGGCGTGGTCGGGACCTTCGCCGCAGGATGGTTGTTGCCGAGGATGGACCATTTCCGTCGCACATTGCCGAATATCGACCTGCGCCTGATGACCAATAACAATCGCGTCGACCTCGCCGGCGAAGGCCTGGACCTCGCGATCCGCTACGGCGCCGGCGCCTGGCATGGCACGCATGCCGATCCGATCCTTCAAGCGCCGCTGACACCTCTGTGCGCGCCTGCGATTTCCGCTCGTCTTGCCGGGCCCGCCGACCTGACGCGCGAGACGCTGCTGCGGTCCTACCGCGCCGACGAATGGCCACGGTGGTTCGAAGCGGCTGGCGTGGCATCCCCGCCCCTGCACGGCCCCGTGTTCGATAGTTCCACCACCATGGTCGCCGCCGCCGAAGCCGGCGCGGGCGTCGCCCTCGCTCCGGCAGGCATGTTCTCGCGCGATCTGATGACCGAGCGGCTGGTCCGACCGTTCGACGTGCAGATATCGCTGGGCTCCTACTGGCTGACGCGGCTGTTGTCCCGCGCGGAAACCGGCGCAATGCGCGCTTTCCGCGCCTGGCTGGAAGCAGCCGTATCCGAAGACAGTTTCAACGCCGTCGCTCAGCCAAGTAATCGCGCTTAA
- a CDS encoding alpha/beta hydrolase: MLQSIQTAPSFLLALAFAVAACGQEGDIRKTTADIETTTGVEGPTERTEVPKVEREGVWQPTSGGTQVPLWPADAPLAKPDTGDQPEATGNGSPTVGGRMWHWASYVTRPTMTIYRPKGRNTGAAMLVLPGGGFYAVATDLEGTEVCDWVVQEGMTCVVLKYRTPQVWPRENGRQRRPDVLLGLEDAQRAMSLLREHAATYGVDPHKIGVIGFSAGAYLVTNISNTDERTYRLIDAADRQPSRPDFAIVAYTARVLDTSKGRNELELAPWVKISPDAPPTLIIHAMNDPVDDVRQPMAYALALNDAGVPVDMRLYAKGGHAFGMRPTADPVTRDWPAQVTSWLESLGVLQP, encoded by the coding sequence ATGCTCCAAAGCATCCAGACGGCCCCATCCTTTTTGCTGGCCCTTGCTTTTGCTGTGGCAGCCTGTGGGCAAGAGGGCGATATCCGCAAGACGACTGCGGATATCGAAACGACGACCGGCGTCGAAGGTCCTACGGAGCGGACTGAGGTGCCCAAGGTGGAGCGGGAGGGTGTCTGGCAGCCGACCTCCGGCGGTACTCAAGTGCCGCTCTGGCCCGCAGATGCGCCCCTCGCGAAACCCGATACTGGCGACCAACCAGAAGCCACCGGCAACGGCTCGCCCACAGTCGGCGGCCGGATGTGGCACTGGGCCAGCTATGTCACCCGGCCGACCATGACGATCTATCGGCCAAAGGGGCGCAATACCGGAGCCGCAATGCTGGTTCTGCCTGGTGGCGGCTTCTACGCCGTGGCGACGGACCTCGAAGGCACTGAAGTGTGCGACTGGGTCGTTCAGGAGGGCATGACCTGCGTCGTGTTGAAATACCGAACGCCACAAGTATGGCCACGGGAAAACGGCCGACAGCGACGGCCGGACGTTCTGCTAGGTTTGGAAGACGCGCAGCGCGCGATGAGCCTTTTGCGCGAGCATGCCGCCACCTACGGCGTGGATCCTCACAAGATCGGAGTGATCGGGTTTTCCGCCGGCGCCTATCTCGTGACCAACATTAGCAATACCGACGAGCGCACCTATCGATTGATCGACGCGGCGGATCGACAGCCGTCGCGGCCCGATTTCGCGATCGTCGCTTATACGGCGCGAGTTTTAGACACCAGCAAGGGACGAAACGAACTTGAACTGGCGCCCTGGGTGAAGATCAGCCCTGACGCACCGCCGACGCTGATCATCCATGCCATGAACGACCCCGTCGATGACGTTCGCCAACCCATGGCCTATGCGCTGGCTCTGAATGATGCCGGAGTGCCGGTCGACATGCGGCTTTATGCGAAAGGCGGCCACGCCTTTGGGATGCGGCCGACTGCCGATCCCGTCACCAGGGATTGGCCCGCACAGGTCACGAGTTGGTTGGAGAGCTTGGGGGTATTGCAGCCCTAA
- a CDS encoding acetyl-CoA C-acyltransferase gives MSSADPVVIVSYARTPMGGFQGALSDAKSTDLGAVAVKAALERAGLDAAKVEQIIMGCVLPAGLGQAPARQAGMGAGLPVSTEATTINKMCGSGMQAAMMAHDALAAGSADVIVAGGMESMTNAPYLMQKHRGGARIGHDVISDSLYLDGLEDAYTPGKLMGQFAEDTAKAYQFTREQQDAYAIESASRAKRAQDSGDFAAEITPVEVKTRKGAVTVDRDEQPTKSDPSKIPNLRPAFGADGTITAASAASISDGAAALVMMRQSTAEALGLTPVARVVSQAAHAHEPHLFTTAPVFALQKALKKAGWSADDVDLWEVNEAFAIVPMIAMQELGIPHDRMNVNGGACALGHPLGASGARVLTTLLSALKAHGKTKGMAALCIGGGEATAMGVELV, from the coding sequence ATGTCGTCCGCCGATCCCGTCGTCATCGTCTCCTACGCCAGAACCCCGATGGGCGGTTTCCAGGGCGCGCTGTCGGACGCCAAATCCACCGACCTGGGCGCCGTAGCGGTGAAGGCGGCGCTGGAGCGGGCGGGTCTGGACGCCGCCAAGGTCGAGCAGATCATCATGGGCTGCGTCCTGCCCGCGGGTCTCGGCCAGGCGCCCGCGCGTCAGGCGGGCATGGGGGCGGGGCTTCCCGTCTCGACCGAGGCGACGACCATCAACAAGATGTGCGGATCGGGCATGCAGGCGGCGATGATGGCGCACGATGCGCTGGCCGCCGGTTCGGCCGATGTGATCGTGGCGGGCGGCATGGAGTCCATGACCAACGCCCCCTATCTGATGCAGAAGCACCGGGGCGGCGCCCGCATCGGTCACGACGTCATTTCCGACAGCCTGTATCTGGACGGGCTGGAGGACGCCTACACCCCCGGCAAGCTGATGGGCCAGTTCGCCGAGGACACGGCCAAGGCCTATCAGTTCACGCGCGAACAGCAGGACGCCTACGCCATCGAAAGCGCCAGCCGCGCCAAGCGCGCCCAGGATTCGGGCGATTTCGCCGCTGAAATCACCCCGGTCGAGGTCAAGACCCGCAAAGGGGCGGTGACGGTGGACCGCGACGAACAGCCGACCAAGTCCGACCCGTCCAAGATCCCCAACCTGCGCCCCGCCTTCGGCGCCGACGGCACGATCACCGCCGCCTCGGCCGCCTCGATCTCGGACGGCGCCGCCGCCCTGGTCATGATGCGTCAGTCGACGGCCGAAGCGCTGGGCCTGACGCCGGTCGCCCGCGTGGTGTCCCAGGCCGCCCATGCGCACGAGCCGCACCTGTTCACCACCGCCCCGGTCTTCGCCTTGCAAAAGGCGCTGAAGAAGGCGGGCTGGAGCGCCGACGACGTCGATCTGTGGGAGGTCAACGAGGCCTTCGCCATCGTGCCGATGATCGCCATGCAGGAACTGGGCATCCCCCACGACCGGATGAACGTCAACGGCGGCGCCTGCGCCCTGGGCCACCCGCTGGGCGCCTCCGGCGCCCGCGTCCTGACCACCCTGCTGTCGGCCCTGAAAGCCCACGGCAAGACCAAGGGCATGGCCGCCCTGTGCATCGGCGGCGGCGAAGCCACCGCGATGGGCGTGGAGTTGGTTTAG
- a CDS encoding flavin reductase family protein, with amino-acid sequence MTQSPPRIGGQDVESWGDPEDPIVLLIGRPYDLFDDWRRSVRALMEAGRHVLIASAFDTADDPTGELRRLLTDLPSRPALICAEAGLPAVIPALQVTGAPLASCLMISTSDAAFQPPLAPAALDLPIQIVAREDGADPTEAENALVLGFLERCAPREALHYHAGSDPRTLRDALGCFATGVTVVTTLDEAGQPIGLTANSFSSVSLDPPLILFCLARSSTNVERFRQAAHFAINVLHIGQQPTSGVFARAGDRFQDVAWETWDTGAPILSGALASFECATDRIVEAGDHLVFIGRVTRARFEPRRDPLLYFRGKYRRLHFS; translated from the coding sequence ATGACCCAATCGCCGCCCCGCATCGGGGGCCAGGATGTCGAAAGCTGGGGCGATCCCGAAGACCCGATCGTGCTGTTGATCGGCCGGCCCTATGACCTGTTCGACGACTGGCGGCGGTCGGTGCGCGCGCTGATGGAGGCCGGTCGTCACGTCCTGATCGCTTCCGCCTTCGATACGGCGGACGATCCGACGGGCGAACTCCGACGGCTGCTGACCGACCTGCCGTCGCGGCCCGCCCTGATCTGCGCCGAGGCGGGTTTGCCGGCCGTGATCCCGGCGCTGCAGGTCACGGGCGCGCCCCTGGCCAGCTGCCTTATGATTTCGACGTCCGACGCGGCGTTCCAGCCGCCTTTGGCGCCGGCGGCGCTGGATCTGCCGATCCAGATCGTGGCGCGCGAAGACGGCGCCGACCCGACCGAGGCGGAGAACGCCCTCGTGCTCGGCTTTCTGGAACGCTGCGCCCCGCGTGAGGCGCTGCATTATCACGCCGGGTCCGACCCGCGCACCCTGCGCGACGCCCTGGGCTGTTTCGCGACGGGGGTGACAGTGGTCACCACCCTGGACGAGGCGGGCCAGCCCATCGGCCTGACCGCCAACTCCTTCTCCTCGGTGTCGCTGGACCCGCCGCTGATCCTGTTCTGCCTGGCGCGGTCGTCGACCAATGTGGAGCGGTTTCGCCAGGCGGCGCATTTCGCCATCAATGTCCTGCACATCGGTCAGCAGCCGACGTCGGGCGTCTTCGCCCGCGCGGGCGATCGGTTCCAGGACGTGGCGTGGGAGACCTGGGACACCGGCGCGCCCATATTATCCGGCGCCCTGGCCAGTTTCGAATGCGCCACGGATCGGATCGTGGAGGCCGGCGACCATCTGGTCTTCATCGGCCGCGTCACCCGCGCCCGGTTCGAGCCGCGCCGCGATCCGCTGCTTTATTTCCGGGGCAAGTATCGGCGACTGCACTTCTCCTGA